One window of the Mycobacteriales bacterium genome contains the following:
- a CDS encoding sialidase family protein encodes MARRRTAVLAAALAAVAAAVPGATAGAGGSAKPRFAAYAAPSGVGDEAGEPTLGADPRTGQVYFQAGPRTLAVTFDGRGGSRWRDVSPLLEGLYTLDPILETDRVTGRTFTSQLDTYCSRMAYTDDRGETWTQVPLGCGIGALFDHQSVGTGAFRPGTEPLGSYPNAVYYCAQTVATANCSTSLDGGFTFLPANVAWTAATCDTAHGHLQAAPDGTVYLPPETCGGHAGLARSDDNGRTWTVHVVPGSTFGDAMDPSVGVGSDGTVYYAWGGRDGAGPGGAAYVSVSRDRAETWTKPVALGRDLHVRNTRFVSVVAGDGDRAAVSFLGTTTGGDGSLPGFTGEWHEYVSFTWDRGRHWTTVDATPRAPVQVGGICTSGTLCTQDRNLLDFADLTIDPKGRVLAAIADGCPGPVCTAGVRGSKATILRQESGRGLLRRYD; translated from the coding sequence GTGGCACGCCGCCGCACCGCCGTTCTCGCCGCCGCGCTCGCGGCCGTCGCCGCCGCCGTGCCGGGCGCGACCGCCGGGGCCGGCGGGTCCGCCAAGCCGCGGTTCGCCGCGTACGCCGCCCCGTCGGGCGTCGGCGACGAGGCCGGCGAGCCGACGCTCGGCGCGGACCCGCGGACCGGGCAGGTCTACTTCCAGGCCGGGCCGCGCACGCTCGCGGTGACGTTCGACGGCCGCGGCGGGTCGCGCTGGCGCGACGTCAGCCCGTTGCTGGAAGGGCTCTACACGCTCGACCCGATCCTCGAGACGGACCGCGTCACCGGGCGGACGTTCACCTCCCAGCTCGACACGTACTGCTCGCGGATGGCCTACACCGACGACCGCGGCGAGACGTGGACGCAGGTGCCGCTCGGCTGCGGGATCGGCGCGCTGTTCGACCACCAGTCGGTCGGCACGGGCGCGTTCCGGCCCGGCACCGAGCCGCTCGGGTCGTACCCGAACGCCGTCTACTACTGCGCGCAGACCGTGGCGACCGCGAACTGCTCGACCAGCCTCGACGGCGGGTTCACGTTCCTGCCGGCGAACGTCGCGTGGACCGCCGCCACCTGCGACACCGCGCACGGCCACCTCCAGGCCGCGCCCGACGGCACGGTGTACCTGCCGCCGGAGACCTGCGGCGGCCACGCCGGGCTGGCCCGCAGCGACGACAACGGCCGCACCTGGACGGTGCACGTCGTGCCGGGGTCGACGTTCGGCGACGCGATGGACCCCTCGGTCGGCGTCGGCTCCGACGGCACCGTCTACTACGCGTGGGGCGGCCGCGACGGCGCCGGCCCGGGCGGCGCGGCGTACGTGTCGGTGTCGCGCGACCGCGCGGAGACCTGGACGAAGCCGGTCGCGCTCGGCCGCGACCTGCACGTGCGGAACACGCGGTTCGTCAGCGTCGTCGCGGGCGACGGCGACCGCGCGGCCGTGTCGTTCCTCGGCACGACGACCGGCGGCGACGGGTCGCTGCCCGGCTTCACCGGCGAGTGGCACGAGTACGTGTCGTTCACCTGGGACCGCGGCCGCCACTGGACGACCGTCGACGCGACGCCGCGCGCGCCGGTGCAGGTCGGCGGCATCTGCACGTCCGGCACGCTCTGCACGCAGGACCGCAACCTGCTCGACTTCGCCGACCTCACCATCGACCCGAAGGGTCGGGTGCTCGCGGCGATCGCCGACGGCTGCCCCGGCCCGGTCTGCACGGCGGGGGTGCGTGGGTCCAAGGCCACGATCCTGCGGCAGGAGAGCGGCCGCGGGCTGCTCCGCCGTTACGACTAG
- a CDS encoding acyl-CoA dehydrogenase family protein: MDFAIPSELVALRESFGAFLDREVRPREEAVRPAIERGDLGGDVRAAAMEVKARSCAEGFYAAHLPEEVGGWGLSTLGMTLLVEDAAASGLRLAAYAVGPPNPEAPTPLLLDLPRHLWDTYLLPLVRGEKTMCFALTEPEAGSDAQSIRTRAVRAGDDWLITGRKHYITNADRADLAVVFAVTDPEKRAAGGITAFVVPRSQWTPGKRQLTIADTHPSELVLDEARVPADHVVGEVGMGFFAAMKFLNAGRAFIGAQCLGLAQWCLSVAVEHAKTRTAFGKPLGKFQGVAFPLAESKAEIEAMRWLTYHLAWAVDQGEQPMLDASIVKYYDTERAYAVADRCVQVFGGMGLLKEGPVEHVLRHLRMLRVVEGASEVQQLVIARALGL, translated from the coding sequence ATGGACTTCGCGATCCCGTCCGAGCTGGTGGCCCTGCGCGAGTCGTTCGGCGCGTTCCTCGACCGGGAGGTGCGGCCGCGCGAGGAGGCCGTCCGCCCGGCGATCGAACGCGGCGACCTCGGCGGCGACGTCCGGGCCGCCGCGATGGAGGTCAAGGCCCGGTCCTGCGCCGAGGGGTTCTACGCCGCGCACCTGCCCGAGGAGGTCGGCGGCTGGGGGCTGTCGACGCTCGGCATGACGCTGCTCGTCGAGGACGCGGCCGCGTCCGGCCTGCGGCTCGCGGCGTACGCCGTCGGCCCGCCCAACCCGGAGGCGCCGACGCCGCTGCTGCTCGACCTGCCGCGGCACCTGTGGGACACCTACCTGCTGCCGCTCGTCCGGGGCGAGAAGACCATGTGCTTCGCGCTCACCGAGCCGGAGGCCGGCAGCGACGCGCAGTCGATCCGCACCCGCGCCGTCCGCGCCGGCGACGACTGGCTGATCACCGGTCGCAAGCACTACATCACCAACGCCGACCGCGCCGACCTCGCGGTCGTGTTCGCCGTCACCGACCCGGAGAAGCGCGCCGCCGGCGGCATCACCGCGTTCGTCGTCCCGCGGTCGCAGTGGACGCCCGGGAAGCGCCAGCTCACCATCGCCGACACCCACCCGTCCGAGCTGGTGCTGGACGAGGCGCGGGTCCCCGCCGACCACGTCGTCGGCGAGGTAGGGATGGGCTTCTTCGCGGCCATGAAGTTCCTCAACGCCGGCCGCGCGTTCATCGGCGCGCAGTGCCTCGGGCTCGCGCAGTGGTGCCTGTCCGTCGCGGTCGAGCACGCGAAGACGCGGACGGCGTTCGGGAAGCCGCTGGGGAAGTTCCAGGGCGTGGCGTTCCCGCTCGCCGAGTCGAAGGCGGAGATCGAGGCGATGCGCTGGCTGACCTACCACCTGGCGTGGGCCGTCGACCAGGGCGAGCAGCCGATGCTCGACGCGTCGATCGTGAAGTACTACGACACCGAACGCGCCTACGCCGTGGCGGACCGTTGCGTGCAGGTGTTCGGCGGGATGGGGCTGCTCAAGGAGGGGCCGGTCGAGCACGTGCTGCGGCACCTGCGGATGCTGCGCGTCGTGGAAGGCGCGAGCGAGGTGCAGCAGCTCGTCATCGCGCGCGCGCTCGGCCTCTAG
- a CDS encoding calcium-binding protein encodes MRLLLLPCVVVLSLPALAHADGPAVTCAADGTRLVVEVVNPTNDPVLVGRLPDGSLVAGGVSCGVTVADVDVVAVNAVSGPAGVDLTGGFGPGVTAEPDGLAELEVEWTGAGTLVVSGSPGEDDVRWVAGGLHLNGDTDLDLTGTPAAVTLLGGDGEDTLDVSGAPAGAVAEVFGGGGNDTVRGHAGTDLLDGGDGNDRIADGQGDDDVRGGAGDDLLLAADAAAVDSPGPVAVPDGGTVSQTVTLPLLRRGAEVQLRLTLAHDDPGHVTVSARPEGASALTLTPYGYTTGSGYLGTVFADDATRTLRDMAPPYTGRTRAWGGTLRSFAPYIRERSVVLEVTDHAANGVSGTLVGWSVSLVGASDPEPNGADTYDGGPGRDTLSYAARTHAVSLDTTAVEGPGGEAGEGDTVRFPTIESYATGEGDDTLVGSPRTEVLAAGYGRDTITGGTGGTDTYDCGSGVGDVLSLSGATTGLAVDLLNGTFAGAGTSGTIAGECDVLYGTEHDDTIQGSGWSDTLWGLGGADVIRSSGGSDTVHAGPGNDVVDEGEGFGFEHDVVSGDEGVDLLTYAGRGDPVSINSTGPPPGRQYVDRDEISGFENYTGGDGSDEIRGDAGTNVIDGGGGNDLLDSGAGDDTVRGGAGNDTIHGGDGDDLLSGGAGNDMFVEGSAGNGDDDLRGGDGVDLADYGRRLLPLVIDLDDLVGDGEPGEHDNVHADVEDLWGGQSPDVFTGHDAVNHLWGWGGEDVLTGGGGKDYLYGGVGNDVLHGQDGLADWLIGDDGVDTGYRDAVDETASTELLLPL; translated from the coding sequence ATGAGGCTTCTGCTGCTGCCGTGCGTCGTCGTGCTCTCCCTGCCCGCGCTCGCGCACGCCGACGGCCCCGCCGTCACCTGCGCCGCCGACGGCACCCGGCTGGTCGTCGAGGTCGTCAACCCGACGAACGACCCGGTGCTGGTCGGGCGGCTCCCGGACGGCTCGCTGGTGGCGGGCGGCGTCTCCTGCGGCGTCACGGTCGCCGACGTCGACGTGGTGGCGGTCAACGCCGTGTCCGGCCCGGCGGGCGTCGACCTCACCGGCGGCTTCGGCCCGGGGGTGACGGCGGAGCCGGACGGGCTCGCCGAGCTCGAGGTGGAGTGGACCGGTGCCGGGACGCTGGTGGTCAGCGGCTCGCCGGGCGAGGACGACGTCCGGTGGGTCGCGGGCGGGCTGCACCTGAACGGCGACACCGACCTCGACCTCACCGGAACGCCCGCGGCGGTGACGCTGCTCGGCGGCGACGGCGAGGACACGCTGGACGTGTCCGGCGCGCCGGCCGGCGCGGTCGCGGAGGTCTTCGGCGGCGGCGGCAACGACACGGTGCGCGGCCACGCGGGCACCGACCTGCTCGACGGCGGCGACGGCAACGACCGGATCGCCGACGGGCAGGGCGACGACGACGTCCGCGGCGGCGCGGGCGACGACCTGCTGCTCGCCGCGGACGCCGCCGCCGTCGACAGTCCCGGGCCGGTGGCCGTCCCGGACGGCGGCACCGTGTCGCAGACGGTGACGCTGCCGCTGCTGCGGCGCGGCGCCGAGGTGCAGCTGCGGCTGACGCTCGCGCACGACGACCCGGGCCACGTCACGGTGTCGGCGCGGCCGGAGGGCGCGAGCGCGCTGACGCTGACGCCGTACGGGTACACGACGGGGAGCGGCTACCTCGGCACGGTGTTCGCCGACGACGCGACGCGGACGTTGCGCGACATGGCGCCGCCGTACACCGGCCGCACCCGCGCGTGGGGCGGGACGCTGCGCTCGTTCGCGCCGTACATCCGCGAGCGGTCGGTCGTGCTGGAGGTCACCGACCACGCCGCGAACGGCGTGTCCGGCACGCTGGTCGGCTGGTCCGTCTCGCTCGTCGGCGCGTCGGACCCGGAACCGAACGGCGCCGACACCTACGACGGCGGCCCCGGCCGCGACACGCTCTCCTACGCGGCGCGCACCCACGCCGTCTCGCTCGACACGACCGCCGTCGAGGGTCCCGGCGGGGAGGCGGGCGAGGGCGACACCGTGCGGTTCCCGACGATCGAGTCGTACGCGACGGGGGAGGGCGACGACACGCTGGTCGGCTCCCCGCGCACCGAGGTGCTGGCCGCCGGGTACGGCCGCGACACGATCACCGGCGGGACAGGCGGGACCGACACCTACGACTGCGGCAGCGGCGTCGGCGACGTGCTGTCGCTGTCGGGCGCGACGACCGGGCTCGCGGTCGACCTGCTGAACGGCACGTTCGCCGGCGCCGGGACGAGCGGCACGATCGCCGGCGAGTGCGACGTCCTCTACGGCACCGAGCACGACGACACGATCCAGGGGAGCGGCTGGTCGGACACCCTGTGGGGCCTCGGTGGCGCTGACGTGATCCGGTCGTCCGGTGGCAGCGACACGGTGCACGCCGGTCCTGGCAACGACGTGGTGGACGAGGGGGAGGGGTTCGGCTTCGAGCACGACGTCGTGTCGGGCGACGAGGGCGTCGACCTGCTCACCTACGCCGGGCGCGGCGACCCGGTCAGCATCAACTCGACCGGCCCGCCGCCGGGGCGCCAGTACGTCGACCGCGACGAGATCAGCGGGTTCGAGAACTACACCGGCGGCGACGGGTCGGACGAGATCCGCGGCGACGCGGGCACCAACGTCATCGACGGCGGCGGCGGGAACGACCTGCTCGACAGCGGCGCGGGCGACGACACGGTCCGCGGCGGCGCCGGCAACGACACGATCCACGGCGGCGACGGCGACGACCTGCTCTCGGGCGGGGCGGGCAACGACATGTTCGTCGAGGGCTCGGCCGGCAACGGCGACGACGACCTGCGCGGCGGCGACGGCGTGGACCTCGCCGACTACGGGCGCCGCCTGCTGCCGCTCGTCATCGACCTCGACGACCTCGTGGGCGACGGCGAGCCGGGCGAGCACGACAACGTGCACGCCGACGTCGAGGACCTGTGGGGCGGGCAGTCGCCGGACGTGTTCACCGGCCACGACGCCGTCAACCACCTGTGGGGCTGGGGCGGCGAGGACGTGCTGACCGGCGGCGGCGGCAAGGACTACCTCTACGGCGGCGTCGGCAACGACGTGCTGCACGGCCAGGACGGCCTGGCGGACTGGCTGATCGGCGACGACGGCGTGGACACCGGCTACCGGGACGCCGTGGACGAGACGGCCTCGACGGAGCTGCTGCTGCCGTTGTAG
- a CDS encoding NAD(P)/FAD-dependent oxidoreductase, translating into MTDVVVIGAGHNALVCATLLARAGLAVTVLEERDAVGGAAKTEAPFPRVPGLRQSTGAYLLGLMPPELVRTLGVDLPLLRRDPHYFLPTTGSSYLLMGSDRDAVRRNYEAFFSPADWRADEALQAELDALREDLAPAWLAEVGSVEDVAERYVRPALREAFVALCRGSVADYLARFGFASEQVVAMYAVTDGLSGLAAGPDTPGSGHNFLVHNMCRLPGADGTWMIVRGGMGTVTATIADAARAAGATIRTGSLVARVLVEDGAAAGVALASGEEVRAPVVVGGCDPYRLMDLVGERFPEALRARMTSVALPGSTLKVNLALRDLPRFACLPDGAASPFGATIHLLPDGGLDAVRAQWADVQAGRLPDFPTIEWYVHTTVDPSLRDEAGHHSSALFVQSVPYGVEDDGYVDHLLSVCDRFAPGTSGLVADTFALWPSGIERHFGITRGHIHHVDNAVAFADRMPYATGLDGLYACSAGCHPAGSVIGAAGHNAARRVLADLGRG; encoded by the coding sequence GTGACCGACGTCGTCGTCATCGGGGCCGGGCACAACGCGCTCGTCTGCGCGACGCTGCTCGCCCGCGCCGGGCTCGCCGTCACCGTCCTCGAGGAGCGCGACGCCGTCGGCGGCGCCGCGAAGACGGAGGCGCCGTTCCCGAGGGTGCCGGGGCTGCGGCAGTCGACCGGCGCGTACCTGCTCGGCCTGATGCCGCCGGAGCTGGTCCGCACGCTCGGAGTCGACCTGCCGCTGCTGCGCCGGGACCCGCACTACTTCCTGCCGACGACCGGCTCGTCGTACCTGCTCATGGGCTCCGACCGCGACGCCGTGCGCCGCAACTACGAGGCGTTCTTCTCGCCGGCGGACTGGCGGGCGGACGAGGCGTTGCAGGCCGAGCTGGACGCGCTGCGCGAGGACCTGGCGCCGGCGTGGCTGGCCGAGGTCGGCAGCGTCGAGGACGTCGCCGAACGCTACGTGCGCCCGGCGCTGCGCGAGGCGTTCGTCGCGCTCTGCCGGGGGTCGGTCGCGGACTACCTGGCGCGGTTCGGCTTCGCGAGCGAGCAGGTCGTCGCGATGTACGCCGTCACCGACGGCCTCTCCGGCCTCGCCGCCGGGCCGGACACGCCCGGCTCCGGCCACAACTTCCTCGTGCACAACATGTGCCGGCTGCCGGGCGCGGACGGCACCTGGATGATCGTGCGCGGCGGCATGGGCACCGTCACCGCGACGATCGCCGACGCCGCCCGCGCGGCCGGGGCCACGATCCGTACCGGCTCGCTCGTCGCCCGGGTGCTCGTGGAGGACGGTGCCGCCGCCGGCGTCGCGCTCGCCTCCGGCGAGGAGGTCCGCGCGCCGGTCGTCGTCGGCGGCTGCGACCCGTACCGGCTGATGGACCTCGTCGGCGAACGCTTCCCGGAAGCGCTGCGCGCACGGATGACGTCGGTGGCGCTTCCCGGAAGCACGTTGAAGGTGAACCTCGCGCTGCGGGACCTGCCGCGCTTCGCCTGCCTGCCGGACGGCGCGGCGAGCCCGTTCGGCGCGACGATCCACCTGCTGCCCGACGGCGGCCTCGACGCGGTCCGCGCGCAGTGGGCCGACGTCCAGGCCGGGCGGCTGCCGGACTTCCCGACCATCGAGTGGTACGTCCACACCACCGTCGACCCGTCGCTGCGCGACGAGGCGGGCCACCACAGCAGCGCGCTGTTCGTGCAGTCGGTGCCGTACGGCGTGGAGGACGACGGCTACGTCGACCACCTGCTGTCGGTCTGCGACCGGTTCGCGCCCGGCACGAGCGGCCTCGTCGCGGACACGTTCGCGCTCTGGCCGAGCGGCATCGAACGCCACTTCGGCATCACGCGCGGGCACATCCACCACGTCGACAACGCGGTCGCGTTCGCCGACCGGATGCCGTACGCGACCGGACTGGACGGCCTCTACGCCTGCTCCGCCGGGTGCCACCCGGCGGGGTCGGTCATCGGCGCGGCCGGCCACAACGCCGCCCGCCGCGTGCTGGCCGACCTGGGCCGCGGCTAG
- a CDS encoding DUF3052 domain-containing protein, with the protein MTAGYSGTPLARKLGVGPTSTVRLVGAPEAFEDVLAAPDGATVRRSGPYRADVVVVFVTSYADLAKRVPALGEAVFPAGSLWVAWPKKASGVPTDVTEDSVREVALPLGLVDNKVCAVTDVWSGLRLVWRKERRA; encoded by the coding sequence ATGACGGCCGGCTACTCGGGCACCCCGCTCGCGCGCAAGCTCGGCGTCGGCCCCACCTCGACGGTGCGGCTGGTCGGCGCGCCGGAGGCGTTCGAGGACGTCCTGGCCGCGCCGGACGGCGCGACCGTGCGCCGGAGCGGGCCGTACCGCGCGGACGTCGTGGTGGTGTTCGTCACGTCGTACGCCGACCTGGCGAAGCGGGTGCCGGCGCTCGGCGAGGCGGTGTTCCCGGCCGGCTCGCTCTGGGTGGCCTGGCCGAAGAAGGCGTCGGGCGTGCCGACCGACGTCACCGAGGACTCGGTGCGCGAGGTCGCGCTGCCGCTCGGCCTGGTCGACAACAAGGTCTGCGCCGTCACCGACGTCTGGTCGGGCCTGCGCCTCGTCTGGCGGAAGGAGCGGCGGGCGTGA
- a CDS encoding GNAT family N-acetyltransferase, whose product MAVLWETERLVVRELEETDAGALYELHRHPQVMDWLKSAPSTGPDEERARIAGWRGRGWPAGQGFHAMVEKATGRVVGLLVLKPFDHLPYLDLGWRLHPDVWGRGYATEAARGGIRYAFEGLGLPEVAAVTLPDNARSRAVMERLGMTFAGDVVHAGWPHVLYLLRREDADLDAGR is encoded by the coding sequence GTGGCCGTCCTGTGGGAGACCGAACGTCTCGTGGTCCGCGAGCTGGAAGAGACGGACGCGGGCGCGCTGTACGAGCTGCACCGCCACCCGCAGGTGATGGACTGGCTGAAGTCGGCGCCGTCGACCGGGCCGGACGAGGAGCGCGCGCGGATCGCGGGCTGGCGCGGGCGCGGCTGGCCGGCGGGCCAGGGGTTCCACGCGATGGTGGAGAAGGCCACCGGCCGCGTCGTGGGGCTGCTGGTGCTCAAGCCGTTCGACCACCTGCCCTACCTGGACCTCGGCTGGCGGCTGCACCCGGACGTGTGGGGCCGCGGCTACGCGACGGAGGCGGCCCGCGGCGGGATCCGCTACGCGTTCGAGGGCCTCGGCCTGCCGGAGGTCGCGGCGGTGACGCTGCCGGACAACGCCCGCTCCCGCGCGGTGATGGAACGCCTCGGCATGACGTTCGCGGGCGACGTCGTGCACGCGGGCTGGCCGCACGTGCTGTACCTGCTGCGCCGCGAGGACGCGGACCTCGACGCCGGCCGTTGA
- a CDS encoding TIGR03618 family F420-dependent PPOX class oxidoreductase, with protein MAAIPETVRAVLDASPLGHLVTLNADGSPQVSVVWVGVEDGELVAGSLGARQKLRNVERDPRVAVSFETDRSNEIGLREYLVVHGRARVTEGGAPELLQRLARGYLGPDVPFPPMADPPPGYVLRIAPERYGGLGPWA; from the coding sequence ATGGCAGCGATCCCCGAGACGGTCCGCGCGGTGCTCGACGCGTCGCCGCTGGGCCACCTCGTCACCCTCAACGCCGACGGCTCGCCGCAGGTCAGCGTCGTCTGGGTCGGCGTCGAGGACGGTGAGCTGGTCGCCGGCTCCCTCGGCGCCCGGCAGAAGCTCCGCAACGTCGAGCGCGACCCGCGCGTCGCCGTGTCGTTCGAGACGGACCGGTCGAACGAGATCGGCCTGCGCGAGTACCTCGTCGTGCACGGCCGGGCGCGGGTGACCGAGGGCGGCGCGCCGGAGCTGCTGCAACGGCTCGCGCGCGGCTACCTCGGCCCGGACGTGCCGTTCCCGCCGATGGCGGACCCGCCGCCCGGGTACGTGCTGCGGATCGCGCCGGAGCGGTACGGCGGCCTCGGCCCCTGGGCGTAG
- a CDS encoding DNA polymerase Y family protein → MAVRTLTAWCPDWPLAAAGIAPDVPAAVLSGEEVLACTAAARADGVRRGLRRREAQRRSPGIRLLPRDGDAEARAFEPVVASLDSICPRVEVVRPGTVVFATKGPSRYFGGDVSLAGLVAGQLDDAVTGLPGVVRAAPCQVGVADGLFASRLAARQGTVVPLGGSAAFLAPFPVAALDRPELADLLVRLGLRTLGAFAGLPASRVASRFGADGLLAHRLARGLDERPLAAREIPPDLAVESEVDPPADQVEPLAFLAKTLADTLRDELEHRGLVCTRVLVEAETEHGETRGRLWRHDGALTANAVAQRVRWQLAGWLAGPAGDRPTAGITRLRLVPDEVHLDTGQQLPLWGGATDADERAADALARLQGLLGFDAVRVAVPAGGRAPDETVRLVPWGEPKGTVFDGTPPWPGRLPAPSPSLVYTDPLPSSVWDRAGAVVTVDDRGELSAPPARVEVHKAGRAGVVDWAGPWPVDERWWDAGAARTSARVQVVTDDGAARLFARAYGGWWVEAAYD, encoded by the coding sequence ATGGCCGTCCGTACGCTCACCGCCTGGTGCCCCGACTGGCCCCTCGCGGCCGCCGGCATCGCCCCTGACGTCCCCGCCGCCGTGCTGTCGGGGGAGGAGGTGCTGGCCTGCACCGCCGCGGCCCGCGCCGACGGCGTCCGCCGCGGCCTGCGCCGCCGCGAGGCGCAACGCCGCAGCCCCGGCATCCGCCTGCTCCCGCGCGACGGCGACGCCGAGGCGAGGGCGTTCGAGCCGGTCGTCGCCTCGCTCGACAGCATCTGCCCGCGCGTCGAGGTGGTGCGGCCGGGGACGGTGGTGTTCGCGACCAAGGGGCCGTCCCGCTACTTCGGCGGCGACGTGTCGCTCGCCGGCCTCGTCGCCGGGCAGCTCGACGACGCCGTCACCGGCCTCCCGGGCGTCGTGCGCGCGGCGCCGTGCCAGGTCGGCGTCGCCGACGGGCTGTTCGCGTCCCGGCTCGCCGCGCGGCAGGGGACGGTGGTGCCGCTGGGCGGCAGCGCGGCGTTCCTCGCGCCGTTCCCGGTGGCGGCGCTGGACCGGCCGGAGCTGGCCGACCTGCTGGTGCGGCTCGGGCTGCGCACGCTCGGCGCGTTCGCCGGGCTGCCGGCGTCGCGGGTGGCCTCCCGCTTCGGCGCCGACGGCCTGCTCGCGCACCGCCTCGCCCGCGGCCTGGACGAACGCCCCCTCGCCGCCCGCGAGATCCCGCCCGACCTCGCCGTCGAGTCGGAGGTCGACCCGCCGGCGGACCAGGTCGAGCCGCTCGCGTTCCTCGCCAAGACGCTCGCCGACACGCTGCGCGACGAGCTGGAGCACCGCGGCCTGGTCTGCACGCGGGTGCTGGTCGAGGCGGAGACCGAGCACGGCGAGACGCGCGGCCGGCTGTGGCGCCACGACGGCGCCCTCACCGCTAACGCCGTCGCGCAACGCGTCCGCTGGCAGCTCGCGGGCTGGCTCGCCGGCCCGGCCGGCGACCGGCCCACCGCCGGCATCACCCGGCTGCGCCTGGTGCCGGACGAGGTCCACCTCGACACCGGGCAGCAGCTCCCGCTCTGGGGCGGCGCCACCGATGCCGACGAACGCGCCGCCGACGCGCTCGCGCGCCTGCAGGGGCTGCTCGGCTTCGACGCCGTCCGGGTCGCCGTCCCGGCCGGGGGCCGCGCGCCCGACGAGACCGTCCGCCTCGTGCCGTGGGGGGAGCCCAAGGGGACGGTCTTCGACGGGACGCCGCCCTGGCCGGGGCGGCTGCCGGCCCCGTCGCCGTCGCTGGTGTACACCGACCCGCTGCCGTCGTCGGTGTGGGACCGGGCGGGCGCCGTCGTCACCGTGGACGACCGCGGCGAGCTGTCCGCGCCGCCCGCGCGGGTCGAGGTGCACAAGGCCGGCCGCGCCGGCGTCGTCGACTGGGCCGGCCCGTGGCCGGTGGACGAACGCTGGTGGGACGCCGGCGCCGCCCGCACCTCGGCGCGGGTGCAGGTCGTCACCGACGACGGCGCGGCGCGGCTGTTCGCCCGCGCGTACGGCGGCTGGTGGGTCGAGGCGGCCTACGACTGA